The following are encoded together in the Hippoglossus stenolepis isolate QCI-W04-F060 chromosome 12, HSTE1.2, whole genome shotgun sequence genome:
- the gpr137ba gene encoding G protein-coupled receptor 137Ba, translating to MEARVVEEQEPMDEPLPLPTLSPAVPPFVTLGLTVVYTIFYSLLFIFVYVQLWLVLRYRHKRLSYQTVFLFLCLLWSALRTVLFSFYFRNFVTANTLGPFPFWLLYCFPVCLQFFTLSLMNLYFAQVVFKAKSKYSPELLRYRLPLYLVFLSISLVFLVVNLVCALLVRMSSTEAHTIVLVRVTINDTLFVLCAISLSLCLYKIAKMSLANIYLESKGTSVCQVTVIGAIVILLYSSRACYNLVVLGLSNKSITSFDYDWYNVSDQADLQSTLGDTGYIVFGVILFVWELLPTSLVVFFFRVRHPNLDRSGSGLPGHVFSSRAYFFDNPRRYDSDDDLAWSVMPQNIQASLAADSYEWGSQSSSISAYIAGEDSYHLPAPPEELSHY from the exons ATGGAGGCCCGGgtggtggaggagcaggagccgaTGGACGAGCCCCTGCCTCTGCCCACCCTGAGCCCCGCCGTGCCTCCCTTCGTCACCCTGGGCCTGACGGTGGTCTACACGATCTTCTACTCGCTCCTCTTCATCTTCGTGTACGTGCAGCTGTGGCTGGTGCTGCGCTACCGACACAAGCGCCTCAGCTACCAGACGGTGTTCCTGTTCCTGTGCCTGCTGTGGTCGGCGCTGCGCACCGTGCTCTTCTCCTTCTACTTCAGGAACTTTGTCACGGCCAACACGCTGGGACCCTTCCCCTTCTGGCTGCTCTACTGCTTCCCCGTGTGCCTGCAGTTCTTCACTCTCAGCCTCATGAACCTTTACTTTGCTCAG gTTGTTTTCAAGGCAAAGTCGAAATATTCACCAGAGCTTTTAAGATACAG GCTGCCGCTGTACCTGGTCTTCCTGTCCATCAGCCTGGTGTTTCTAGTGGTGAATCTAGTGTGTGCCCTGCTGGTGAGGATGTCCTCCACAGAGGCCCACACCATCGTGCTCGTGAGGGTCACAATCAACGACACGCTCTTCGTCCTGTGCGCCATCTCGCTCTCCCTGTGTCTTTACAAAATCGCCAAGATGTCGCTGGCCAACATTTACCTAGAATCCAAG GGGACGTCGGTGTGCCAGGTGACGGTCATTGGAGCCATCGTCATCCTCCTGTACTCGTCCAGGGCCTGCTACAACCTGGTCGTCCTGGGACTCTCCAACAAGAGCATCACCTCCTTTGACTACGACTGGTACAACGTTTCAGACCAG GCAGATTTACAGTCGACTCTGGGCGACACCGGCTACATCGTCTTTGGAGTGATCTTGTTTGTGTGGGAGCTGCTGCCCACCTCTCTCGTCGTTTTCTTCTTCAGAGTTCGACATCCTAACCTAGACAGG AGCGGCTCTGGGCTTCCTGGTCACGTCTTCTCCTCCAGGGCTTATTTCTTCGATAACCCTCGACGTTACGACAGCGATGATGATCTGGCGTGGAGCGTCATGCCTCAGAACATCCAAGCCAG tCTGGCTGCGGACAGTTACGAGTGGGGGAGCcaaagcagcagcatcagcgCCTACATCGCAGGAGAGGACAGTTAccacctccctgctcctccagagGAGCTCAGCCATTACTGA